TATACGATAATATGTCTCCGTTCTCGTTACAAGTATGTATGTCAGTTGTTTGAACGTTTCGAAAAAGTTGACCTTTTCCAAGCTATTTTTCTATGTGTAGTTCGTTTTCGTGACGATATAACGCGAATCGATAAGCGGCAACAAATTATCGTGACGTTTACCTGTTGTATCTTTGACAATGCGTCGCTGACAACGTCTGCAGTTGTATTGTCATATGTTTAGAACATCTGCAGACCAAGAATATTTGTTTTGttatttatcattatattacttgtttgtaaataatatattgtttaCTAACAAGAATACGCTGTATTATGATTTTTTATTCAGGAGATACTAAAGTTACATGTGTTTTACAGAGCAAAGATGGAGAGTTCTGAAGAGCCAACAAGTTTACAATCCATTTGTCACTTACATGCTTCGGAATTATTTCCAAAGTATGCACACGTGGAATGCGATGATGAAACCCTAACGATTCCATTTACTCCTTTAAGCGGGGAATCGATCGTGGCACTCGGACGTACAACAGATGGGATACTGGCTCTTTCTAACTACAGATTGTATTTACAATCGAGTCAAGCCTGTTACAACATCCCATTAGGTTTAATAGAACAGCTGGAAGTCAGAGAGATTTTCTTTTTACATATTGGATGCAAAGATGCTCGTTCCCTGAGGTATGCCTTTATCTTTTTTGCAACGTATGTAATGTATCTCGACGATATATCTTTCCAATAAATGTTTTAGTTGTGCTTTTTCCACGAATGAacattgtttcgaatggttcaAACGTCTGCACAAAGTGACCTATCCGAAGAAGAGTATAGAGGACATGTTCGCCTTCGCGTATTACGCTTGGTCCATCGAGGAGGGAAAAGATTTTGGTAAAATTGGAAAAGATAATACATCTTACGCGACTACTTTCAACTCCGAGGTATGTAACAAATAACAAATTCGAGCTGAGCGGACATGACCGCTTGATTCAATCGATTTCCTATTATTGCAGGTGGAACGATTGAAGTTCAATTTACATGGTACCTGGCGGATCAGTCAGATCAATAAAGATTACCGAATGTGTCCGTCGTATCCACCGTTGTTTCTGGTCCCTTCCTGCATCACCGATGATACTTTGGAACATGTGGCTATGTATCGTAGTTCTAGTCGAATTCCTGTTGTTGTTTGGAGGTACTGTTACATCGTACAGCATCTTGTCTCCTTCAATTATTAATGACAATTTGGTTTGCAGACACGTGAACAATGGTGCGGTAATAGCGCGAAGTAGTCAACCAGAACTCGGTTGGTTTGGTCGGCGCAACGAATTCGACGAGAAATTACTCAAAGCTCTATCGAATGCGTGTTCCTATGACAAAGGTAAATCGACATTGGTGGATCCTTCCACCGATACCCGTGACAAAGCTGCAGCCACAGTGAGCAATACCAAAGTGGGTAACCAACTATAACGACTATAAATTAGGGTGCTACTCGAACTTGAGTAAGAGCTCTAATAAACACTGATAAAATAAACGAGTAATAGAAATTTCGTGCTCGCAGAAAGTTCTAATTGTGGACGCCAGATCATACACGACCGCTGTGGCTAACAGAGCGCGTGGAGGCGGCTGCGAATGTCGAGAGTATTATCCTAACTGTGACATACAGTTCATGAATTTACCAAACATTCACTCTATACGTAAAAGTTTTCACACGGTGAGACAGCTCTGCGCAACGGACACAGAACAACCGAAGTACAAAGTTTTCTTATtgtttttgtaatttctatAACCGATTAGTGTCTTATCGATGCATTATTGCAGTTGGCTTAGCCTTTTGGAAGGAACGCGGTGGTTGCAACACATGTCTGGATTATTGCATGCAGCGGTGACCGTGGCATCTGCGATCGAAAGAGATGCTCGACCGGTATTAGTACATTGCAGCGATGGCTGGGACAGGACGCCCCAAATAGTTGCTTTGGCACAAATTCTTCTCGATCCTTATTATCGAACTATGGAGGTACGATGAAGGTACTCTCTTTTGCTGCGTGCGTTCGCTACCGGATCGTTGCTTCATTTCTCTGCTTTGTCACTCACAGGGATTCCAAATCTTATGCGAGAGAGAATGGTTAGACTTTGGACATAAATTCGCAGATCGATGTGGACAGACAGTCAGCTGCGAAGATCTGAATGAACGATGTCCAGTATTTCTGCAGTGGCTGGACTGTGTACACCAATTGACTGAACAATTTGAATGTTGTTTTCAAATGTCTCCAGCATATCTCGTAAGTACGAGTCCAATGTTGAGACTAGTTCTACAGGTATTTTTCTACCTTTATTACCTATTTCTTGTCGAGACATgtatacatgtacatatatatatatatatatatagtcgtGTTTGCAAGACAACGTGTTAGACACCAATGTATCAATTGGATCAATTTCAGGTGAAGTTGGCGCAGCATACGTATTCACAACTTTTCGGCACATTTCTCTGCAACACGATACAGGAAAGGCTACAATTGCGAATACGGGAACGAACGTTTTCAGTTTGGCGGTTCCTTAATTCCAGTTCGTTTGTAAATCACTTGTACTCGCCTTTAGAGAAACAAGTAGGATATTTTTCCTCTGGTATATCTACGTGTTTAGTGTACATGAATATTTATGGTAGTACCGACCCACGATCGCGTGATTTCGAATATTATCGGGAATTAATTCTCTGTTGTATCAGGTGCTGTGGCCGGACTACAACGTTCGAAAGCTTAAGTTATGGTCCGAAGTCTATTCAGGCTCCATGGAATCCTCTGTTGGCACGAGGGACAACAAACAGAACGTGACGATGATAGACATCGAGCCCGGCGAAACTGAAGAACCACAACGGCAAATAACCAAGACTCGTTCGTGCGATGATCTGATACATGCTCCCGATCACACGGCCTATCATCAACGTAGACTCAGTGCTCCAAGTATCTCGGTAGAAAAGTAATTACAATTCCATTATTCTCTATCAGAGCTTTTTTACTAGACGAGTATCCGAGTATTTGACCGTTTGCAAAATCGCTACAGAAAAATGGATTCTTTGACGCTCGAAGCGGACACGGCGGATAAAAGTGCGGACGAGTGCAACATCGCTGCGTGTACGCAGAGCAGCTGGTCAGAGGATGACAAGAGTTTCGACGCGGAAAAGGAAGACAGACCAGACAAATCGAAGCGACAGAACATGGCAACCACTCAATTTTCGAACGACTCGCCGGCGAATCCTTCGGTAGACAGTTCAACGGACACATTGATACCTAGCAACGAATCGTTGCTCGACACGACTGACAACGACAAAGAAACGTAAGTTTCTTTTCCGAAGCACGCGACCGTAGACTGAAATTCATAGCAGGATTTGATATGCGAATTATTTCGTTTAATCATATTATTAATCTATTTTGAACCGTCCATTTAAACCGTGCAACCGATTAAAAACGATTCTGTGTACGAGTCTGCACGGGAGCTAGAACAGTAGATATAAATACGAACTAGAATTCGAATCCGCATCGAGTCGCGGTTTCGAATTCGGTTTGATTCGAACAAAAAAGGTTTCTGTCTCGAGCAGCAGACCACAAGAGAGTTCACCGCAGGACATCGTTTCCTCGTGGGTAGAAACGAACTCGGTCGGCGAAACCGTTTGCTCCTGCACCCGCAACTGCAATTCGAATCATGGTCAGAATCAGAATCATAACGAGGGCAGCGATTTCAGCGATATCAGCGCGCCGTTGATGTCGAGAACACCGAGTAGCGGCGTTTGTCCGGCTTCGCCGATTCATCGTGACATGGTCCCAAGTAATCCTGACAGATTGGACGACGTAGACGGTCTTCCTATTATACATTGCGATGTACAGATGCGCGTGCAACAAATTATAGTGGAGAACAAGGTATTTCGAGTGAAATAATCAATGGAAAAATAGAATGACAAAGACGATAGAAGACAACAGTTGTGTTTCTTTTATTTGGTGGTTTTTGTGGTTTCCAGCTGAAAGAGGACGCATTGAGGAAGGAGTTACATACAACAAGGCTGGCGTTGATCAAACAGGTTTGCAATCATAATGCAGAAACCGAGCGCATCGACGATATCGTAAGTAATATAAGAGCTTGAACAGGGAAGGACCTTAACTGGATAGAAAATGAAGGAATATTTATTTCAGGGATCGTTACCGGACTCTGTGGGCAGTGCCGGTGACCACGGAGAGTCATTGCCATCGGACATGTCCTGGGAAGCTGTTGAAGAATTGGGACCAGCTCCTACTTTGTGGGTACCTGATCACGCGGTGACCCGGTGCATGGGTTGTGATACAGAATTCTGGCTAGGAAGACGCAAACACCATTGCAGGTAGGACCTCGATTTGCGGGTACTCCCAATTATTCACAGTTGTGGAAAGAAACAAAAGCAAACGTTTAACTGCCTTTATCTCGTAGATGCTGTGGTAAAATCTTCTGTGCGGACTGTTCAGAGAACTCGACCCCGCTGCCCAGCGAGCAGCTTTACAATCCCGTGAGAGTGTGCAGCGACTGTTTCTCGCGGATCCATCGGCACACGAGCCCTTGTCAGTGCAACACCCGTCTCTCGAACAAAGGGGATAACGACGCAGAGTTGATCTCGATCAATTCGGAAAACGTGCTCGCCTGTCCGCGACCAAAGTGTTTGAATATCGCAAAAGACAGTTGCTGTGAGAACCTTTTGCAGGTCACGCATCCGAAAGCACAACCGCCGGTCGCGGCGGCCACGGTCAACTGAGTAAATTTGCGACGAGGATGATCCGATACGATGAAGCTTTCGGGTTTCGGTTTGGCTAGAGACAGAGCGTGGCGGAgttttcgcgtctcgtttgGTTCTGTGAAAACATACATTCACACCTACACATACCTACATACACCTACACATACCGGCCATCCAATTGAATTTGAACAAGACCGCGAACATGTTGTATATTGACGCATGGGTACAGAAAGATCACGAGACAGCGTTGTATGATACCATGCAGCGCGTAATCGTGAGCTAGATTCTTTTCGGACGATCCAATATTTATTGCTAgagtaataataatttgtacGAACAAGTGTATAGCGTCGCAGAGAAAAACGAGTCAGTATACGAGAGGTTGTATATACCTTAGTAGTAATTCGATCCAACGAGACACACGCCTGGCTTCTTCGCATGACGAGACTATGTTGGATATGTTATCCGTACAGTGAGACAGCGAGACGAGGAGAGAGGAACATTTTGGATAGGCTGTGACTGACATCTAGTTTCGGGCATCGTACGAAGCACGCTCTTGGTCAATTGTCCGATCAAACGACTCGTTGACGACAAATAGTTGGACTGCGAAACGAGTAAAAACTGTATTTGTATATTGCCGCTGTTTATGAGAATTGGAACAATTAAATACGACATTATCATACAcgactgtgtgtgtgtgcgtgtctgtctgtctgtctctctctctctgcatccGCTTTCGCCATGTTTTTGTTCTCGAGCTTCAGAGAACCGTCTTCATACCGGCCAAATTCTGCAGCGTCGATGCGTTTTTCAGAATCTGCGTCGCGTTCTTTAGCCTGTCAACCTGACCTTGCGTGTCGTCCGCATTTTGGAACTGTATCAGTATGACAAGGTACGTGGTCACGGCCCCAGTAATCTAAAATCGTAAAAGTCGAGACACGAACATATT
This genomic stretch from Megalopta genalis isolate 19385.01 chromosome 5, iyMegGena1_principal, whole genome shotgun sequence harbors:
- the LOC117226851 gene encoding phosphatidylinositol-3,5-bisphosphate 3-phosphatase MTMR4, encoding MESSEEPTSLQSICHLHASELFPKYAHVECDDETLTIPFTPLSGESIVALGRTTDGILALSNYRLYLQSSQACYNIPLGLIEQLEVREIFFLHIGCKDARSLSCAFSTNEHCFEWFKRLHKVTYPKKSIEDMFAFAYYAWSIEEGKDFGKIGKDNTSYATTFNSEVERLKFNLHGTWRISQINKDYRMCPSYPPLFLVPSCITDDTLEHVAMYRSSSRIPVVVWRHVNNGAVIARSSQPELGWFGRRNEFDEKLLKALSNACSYDKGKSTLVDPSTDTRDKAAATVSNTKKVLIVDARSYTTAVANRARGGGCECREYYPNCDIQFMNLPNIHSIRKSFHTVRQLCATDTEQPNWLSLLEGTRWLQHMSGLLHAAVTVASAIERDARPVLVHCSDGWDRTPQIVALAQILLDPYYRTMEGFQILCEREWLDFGHKFADRCGQTVSCEDLNERCPVFLQWLDCVHQLTEQFECCFQMSPAYLVKLAQHTYSQLFGTFLCNTIQERLQLRIRERTFSVWRFLNSSSFVNHLYSPLEKQVLWPDYNVRKLKLWSEVYSGSMESSVGTRDNKQNVTMIDIEPGETEEPQRQITKTRSCDDLIHAPDHTAYHQRRLSAPSISVEKKMDSLTLEADTADKSADECNIAACTQSSWSEDDKSFDAEKEDRPDKSKRQNMATTQFSNDSPANPSVDSSTDTLIPSNESLLDTTDNDKETRPQESSPQDIVSSWVETNSVGETVCSCTRNCNSNHGQNQNHNEGSDFSDISAPLMSRTPSSGVCPASPIHRDMVPSNPDRLDDVDGLPIIHCDVQMRVQQIIVENKLKEDALRKELHTTRLALIKQVCNHNAETERIDDIGSLPDSVGSAGDHGESLPSDMSWEAVEELGPAPTLWVPDHAVTRCMGCDTEFWLGRRKHHCRCCGKIFCADCSENSTPLPSEQLYNPVRVCSDCFSRIHRHTSPCQCNTRLSNKGDNDAELISINSENVLACPRPKCLNIAKDSCCENLLQVTHPKAQPPVAAATVN